In Ignavibacteriales bacterium, the following proteins share a genomic window:
- a CDS encoding glycosyltransferase family 4 protein, with product MKILYSCLSKSWGGMEMFTLQAVAQLLKRNIETELLCFPNSRIHSEAITLGVIVHTVKASGYFHPLEIIKLKKILKKGAFDLIHTQASKDLWVLVPALKLAATQIPLVMTKQVGSFIVKKDKLHQWIYNRVNLALAISQIIKKNLLDTCPLSDEKIQLLHNGVDTKRFDPAMIDKEKVRNEISIDKEELVIGMLARFSWGKGHEEFLFAAKELIPKYPNLKFMIVGEPSRGEVEYEQKIKALAREFGVEDKVVFTGFRKDTPEILASMDIFAFPSHSEAFGIALAEAMAMGKSSVCSNSDGVLDIAVDGVTSYLFQKQNGKDLADKLELLIKSPGTRTEFGEAARRRAVEMFDIEALTDKAVNIYKRLHNYKIS from the coding sequence ATGAAGATTCTTTATTCGTGTTTATCTAAAAGCTGGGGCGGAATGGAAATGTTTACGCTCCAGGCTGTTGCCCAATTGCTTAAAAGAAATATTGAAACAGAACTGCTCTGCTTTCCCAATTCCAGAATACATTCCGAAGCCATTACGCTTGGAGTTATTGTTCATACTGTAAAAGCATCCGGGTATTTTCATCCCCTGGAAATAATTAAACTGAAAAAGATTTTGAAAAAGGGTGCATTTGATTTAATTCATACCCAAGCATCCAAGGATTTGTGGGTGCTTGTTCCAGCATTAAAACTTGCGGCAACTCAAATTCCCCTAGTAATGACAAAGCAGGTTGGATCGTTCATTGTTAAGAAAGATAAACTTCATCAATGGATTTATAACAGAGTAAATTTAGCGTTGGCTATCAGTCAGATCATCAAAAAAAATTTGCTTGATACTTGCCCGCTGTCTGACGAAAAAATCCAGCTTTTACATAACGGAGTTGATACAAAGCGATTTGATCCCGCAATGATTGATAAAGAAAAAGTTAGAAATGAAATCTCAATCGATAAAGAGGAATTGGTAATAGGAATGCTTGCCCGCTTTAGCTGGGGAAAGGGACACGAAGAATTTTTATTTGCCGCCAAAGAACTTATTCCAAAATACCCCAACTTAAAATTTATGATTGTTGGTGAACCAAGCCGTGGTGAAGTTGAATATGAACAAAAGATAAAAGCGCTTGCCAGAGAATTTGGAGTTGAAGACAAAGTTGTATTTACGGGGTTCAGAAAAGATACGCCAGAAATTTTAGCATCGATGGACATTTTTGCTTTTCCTTCACACTCAGAAGCTTTTGGTATTGCTTTGGCGGAAGCAATGGCTATGGGTAAATCCTCTGTCTGTTCAAATTCAGATGGAGTTTTAGATATTGCTGTTGATGGTGTTACTTCATATCTTTTTCAAAAACAAAACGGAAAAGATTTAGCAGACAAATTGGAATTGTTAATAAAATCACCCGGTACAAGAACTGAATTTGGTGAAGCGGCAAGAAGAAGAGCTGTTGAGATGTTTGATATAGAAGCGTTGACTGATAAAGCAGTTAATATTTATAAACGATTGCATAATTACAAAATTTCATGA
- a CDS encoding lamin tail domain-containing protein, with amino-acid sequence MKRIILVFFLIPAICFGGNDSTLTFTEVMFNAPTGNNEFIEIYNLSSSESVDLTGYKIKYYTSSSDGIISLDTNLILPPNSYAVILEGDYDFANGVYNSLIPLSVLILKIDNGSFGSSGMANTTDRTIFLLNKLNDTVDVYSYSANNGTGYSDEKIILNSDNSVNNWKNSISQNGTPGFKNSISQKSYDLSVSSLSIFPPSPVLQDEIKVNVTVTNIGILSANNFTMEIFLDKNLDSLVTEDDIIYSEFHSNLQANDSAAFNTLLPALPANNYLLIAKVSFQLDEDTSNNIRFRRFVLHSPPNKFNDLIINEIMYSPSTGQPEWIELFNRTASSINLKKWKFYDNSSHTNVTLQDNFIPPNGYAVLCKDSLLRNHFNIPAEIILTKLPSLNNTGDITCIRDSAGITIDSLEYLPTWGGNAGGKSLERISSEGESILQENWGTSNSKFKATPGKINSLTKKNYDLGITGFKTKNGYGIINEPVALQIKIKNYGFNSSENFSIKIYNDLNSDSTIQANEFIAELLAGTVSAGDSLILTYTITNYSIGKNYFIVELISTNDEEGENNISFTSFVGVVLNEVRNDLVINEFMYAPTTPEPEWIEIYNRSNKTIELKNYQLADDNDTIKIVKTSTPLQPGKYFVITKDSSLFAFFDIPGKYVINSFPSLNNSTDKIILLDSLNRTIDSLEYSSPWGGQYGRSLERISIERSSTVKENWGTSKSPDKATPGKMNSITIKNYDLAINEFKSLESFGILGKSVRLRIVVKNIGMNSFNSFQLKIYKNENGDSLIKSSELLKIIQDNPLSPNDSLTFYFDVNSFLEGKNYFISNLSAANDDDTTNNISFTNFPGVKLNEERNDIVVNEIMYAPNSPEPEWLEIYNRSLKSIQLKNYKIADASDTMRVIKNSITLNPKEYFVIAKDSSFVGYYEINSKFLISSFPSLNNSSEKIILLDSLNRTIDSLEYHSSWGGSAGRSLERISTEQSSTITENWGTSKNPEKATPGTTNSITKKNFDLAITEFKPSAKFGILGNSVRLSIKVKNIGLNSFNSFLIKIYRDENLDSLMQTNELITSIQGAEIFSGDSLTFTFELTNFSEGENFFIAALNAASDEDTTNNISVIDFQGVKLNEVRNDIVINEIMYAPNSPEPEWVEIYNQSPKNVDLKNYQLADATDITRIARHNLLIAPNEFMVIAKDSSILQIYKNNFRLLISDIPTLNNTFDKIILLDSLDRTIDSLEYSSKWGGGNGHSLERINYLVASIDSSNWKTSITKLKATPGLINSVTKKDYDLELTQIYFDPPFPVKGDSIKISAKVKNIGKLLAQFHLLLFEDTKLDSTLGKLLETTTQINLSGNDSSTIQFNFIEQNLIMEKGFAVKIIFDSDQDTSNNFGFKRISPGYLPSSLIVNEIMFTPQGGEPEWVELYNASQDSVNLKDWSISDIYTTPVKSKITSQNIYLPPKKYLIISKDSSINFYHRYIPSKLIVMALPVLNNDEDGVVLRDSRNAAIDSVLYNKSWGGLNGFSLERKSSSLNSNTHSNWGSSKDLELSTPGRINSIAEKKFDLSFAGISSVPVFPVAGDEIFLKVKAANNGSGKAENFHIQFFFNSDSSTNYNFLTELSNLSLNPGDTSWFASNISIKNIQSKLFVKAVIIFPADEDSLNNTGIVAIQTGYAKNLLLINEVMYDPAIGEPEWFEMINVSPLTLNLKNWTVGDLSLSLNLPKISSTDLLLIPNEILVVAKDTSFKNYHKSFNGKFAAVNFGSLGNTDDGIIVYDFRGAVIDSLYYKSSWGNKQGFSLERISTNEATNDSTNWMISLNKDCSTPGKANSVIDLKSYQSKSVVINEIMFEPSTNNAEFIEFLNVSNDSINVGGWKANDFLVSDVSRNIASGEYFILASDSSILNNYNWLTKTNFSVINQSSLGLTNTEDIILVKDANGNTIDSVYYFAKWNNQNILVTTNKSLERINPLINGNEANNWSTAVCTDGATPGKQNSIFTQNQKLEEKISVSPNPFSPDNDGFEDFTIINYNLKQTTAQVRIKIFDSQGRLVRTLLNNQASGSQGSVIFDGLNDSGNPLRIGIYIIFLEALNENSGVLETMKTVVVVARKL; translated from the coding sequence GTGAAGAGAATTATCCTGGTATTTTTTCTCATTCCCGCAATATGCTTTGGCGGGAATGATTCCACGCTCACTTTTACCGAGGTGATGTTTAATGCACCAACCGGAAATAACGAGTTTATTGAAATCTATAATTTAAGTTCAAGTGAAAGTGTAGACCTGACTGGTTATAAAATCAAGTATTACACATCTTCATCCGATGGTATAATTAGTTTGGATACCAATCTAATTTTACCACCAAATTCTTATGCGGTTATACTTGAGGGAGATTATGATTTTGCAAATGGAGTTTACAATTCCCTAATTCCTCTATCAGTTTTAATTTTGAAAATAGACAATGGCTCCTTCGGTTCGTCTGGTATGGCAAATACAACAGATAGAACTATTTTTCTTCTCAATAAACTTAATGATACTGTTGATGTTTATTCTTACTCAGCAAATAACGGCACCGGTTATTCTGATGAAAAGATTATTTTAAATAGTGATAATTCAGTAAACAATTGGAAGAATTCTATTTCGCAAAATGGAACTCCAGGATTTAAAAACTCGATAAGTCAAAAATCGTATGATTTATCTGTAAGCTCATTATCAATTTTCCCGCCTTCTCCTGTCCTTCAAGATGAAATCAAAGTTAATGTTACCGTCACAAATATTGGAATCTTATCTGCAAATAATTTTACAATGGAAATCTTTCTCGATAAAAATCTCGATTCTCTTGTAACCGAGGATGATATAATTTATTCGGAATTCCATAGCAATCTACAGGCAAATGATTCCGCTGCTTTCAATACACTTCTTCCAGCTTTACCGGCAAATAATTATCTGCTAATTGCAAAAGTATCTTTTCAACTTGATGAAGACACATCAAACAATATAAGATTTAGAAGATTTGTGCTTCATTCACCACCAAATAAATTTAACGATTTGATTATAAATGAAATTATGTACTCTCCATCTACTGGTCAGCCGGAATGGATTGAACTTTTTAACCGGACAGCCTCATCAATAAATCTAAAGAAGTGGAAGTTTTATGATAATTCATCCCACACGAATGTAACACTTCAGGATAATTTCATTCCACCAAACGGATATGCTGTTCTTTGTAAAGATTCATTGCTAAGAAACCATTTTAATATTCCCGCGGAAATTATTCTGACTAAACTTCCATCTCTTAATAATACAGGCGATATTACTTGCATCCGCGATTCCGCTGGCATAACCATAGACAGCCTTGAATATTTACCAACATGGGGTGGAAATGCAGGGGGCAAATCTTTAGAAAGGATTTCAAGCGAAGGTGAAAGTATATTACAAGAAAACTGGGGAACGTCCAATAGCAAATTTAAGGCAACCCCGGGGAAAATTAATTCGCTTACAAAAAAGAATTATGATTTGGGTATAACTGGATTCAAAACAAAGAATGGTTATGGGATAATTAATGAACCGGTTGCTTTACAAATTAAAATTAAAAACTATGGATTTAATTCATCAGAGAATTTTTCTATAAAGATTTATAATGATTTGAACTCAGATTCAACAATCCAAGCAAATGAGTTTATTGCTGAATTACTTGCCGGAACCGTTTCTGCTGGTGATAGTCTGATTCTAACTTATACAATTACCAATTATTCAATTGGGAAAAATTATTTCATCGTTGAATTGATTTCAACAAATGATGAAGAAGGAGAAAACAATATTTCTTTTACCAGCTTTGTGGGTGTTGTTTTAAACGAAGTTAGAAACGATTTGGTTATAAACGAGTTTATGTATGCGCCAACAACACCAGAACCAGAATGGATTGAAATTTATAACCGAAGTAACAAAACAATTGAATTAAAGAATTATCAGCTTGCGGATGACAACGATACAATAAAAATTGTTAAAACCTCAACGCCACTTCAACCGGGGAAATATTTTGTTATTACAAAAGATAGTTCACTCTTTGCTTTTTTTGATATCCCCGGCAAGTATGTTATTAACAGCTTTCCATCGCTCAATAATTCAACAGACAAAATTATTTTACTCGATTCACTAAACCGGACTATCGATTCCCTTGAATATTCTTCACCGTGGGGCGGGCAATATGGGCGATCATTGGAAAGAATTTCCATAGAAAGAAGTTCAACTGTTAAAGAGAATTGGGGAACTAGCAAAAGCCCGGATAAAGCCACACCCGGAAAAATGAATTCAATTACCATAAAGAACTATGACCTGGCGATTAATGAATTCAAGTCGCTTGAATCTTTTGGCATTCTCGGCAAATCAGTTCGGCTCAGAATCGTTGTTAAGAATATTGGTATGAACAGCTTTAATTCATTTCAGCTTAAAATTTACAAGAATGAAAATGGCGATTCGCTGATTAAGTCATCTGAATTATTAAAAATCATTCAAGACAATCCACTTTCTCCAAACGACAGTCTTACATTCTATTTTGATGTGAACAGCTTTCTTGAAGGAAAGAATTACTTCATTTCAAATTTGTCTGCTGCAAATGATGACGATACTACAAATAATATTTCGTTTACAAATTTTCCGGGAGTAAAGTTAAACGAGGAACGAAATGATATTGTGGTTAACGAAATAATGTACGCACCAAACTCTCCCGAACCCGAATGGTTAGAAATCTACAATCGGAGTTTAAAATCGATTCAGTTGAAAAATTACAAAATTGCAGATGCTTCCGACACAATGCGTGTAATTAAGAATTCAATCACATTGAATCCAAAAGAATATTTTGTAATCGCAAAAGACAGTTCTTTTGTTGGCTATTATGAAATCAATTCGAAGTTCTTAATCAGCAGTTTTCCCTCGCTAAACAATTCTTCTGAAAAAATCATTCTTCTCGATTCGCTTAACCGTACAATCGATTCATTGGAATATCATTCTTCCTGGGGTGGAAGTGCGGGAAGATCATTAGAAAGAATTTCAACTGAGCAGTCTTCAACAATTACAGAGAATTGGGGAACAAGTAAGAATCCGGAAAAAGCTACTCCGGGAACAACTAATTCAATCACCAAAAAGAATTTTGATCTGGCAATAACAGAATTTAAACCTTCAGCAAAGTTTGGAATCCTTGGCAATTCTGTTCGGCTAAGCATTAAAGTGAAAAATATTGGGTTGAACAGTTTTAATTCTTTTCTAATAAAAATATACCGGGACGAAAATTTAGATTCGCTGATGCAGACTAATGAATTGATTACTTCAATTCAAGGTGCAGAAATATTTTCCGGTGACAGTTTAACTTTTACTTTTGAATTAACAAATTTTTCGGAGGGGGAAAACTTTTTCATCGCTGCGTTAAATGCTGCAAGTGATGAAGATACTACTAACAATATCTCTGTCATAGATTTTCAGGGAGTAAAACTTAATGAAGTAAGGAATGATATTGTTATCAATGAAATTATGTATGCGCCAAATTCACCCGAGCCGGAATGGGTAGAGATTTACAATCAAAGCCCCAAAAATGTCGATCTTAAGAATTATCAATTGGCAGACGCAACTGATATAACAAGAATTGCAAGGCACAACCTTTTAATAGCGCCAAATGAATTCATGGTAATCGCGAAGGACAGTTCTATTTTACAGATATATAAAAACAATTTCCGATTATTGATTTCTGACATCCCAACATTAAACAACACTTTCGATAAAATTATTCTTCTTGATTCGTTGGATCGCACAATCGATTCACTTGAGTATTCATCAAAGTGGGGCGGCGGCAACGGGCATTCGCTTGAAAGAATTAATTATCTGGTTGCATCAATCGATTCCTCTAACTGGAAAACCTCAATAACAAAGTTGAAAGCTACTCCCGGACTGATCAACTCAGTTACTAAAAAAGATTATGATCTTGAGTTAACCCAAATTTACTTTGATCCACCGTTTCCGGTTAAAGGTGATTCAATTAAAATTTCTGCAAAAGTGAAAAATATTGGAAAACTGTTGGCGCAGTTTCATCTCCTGCTGTTTGAAGATACCAAGCTTGATTCGACACTAGGAAAACTATTAGAAACTACTACTCAAATTAACTTATCTGGTAACGATTCATCCACAATACAATTTAATTTCATTGAACAGAACCTGATTATGGAAAAAGGATTTGCTGTAAAAATAATATTCGATTCCGATCAGGATACTTCAAACAATTTCGGTTTCAAAAGAATATCACCGGGTTACTTACCATCTTCTTTAATAGTTAACGAAATTATGTTTACACCGCAAGGCGGTGAACCGGAATGGGTAGAACTTTATAATGCTTCACAGGACTCCGTGAATCTGAAAGACTGGAGCATTTCCGATATTTATACAACGCCGGTAAAATCGAAAATAACATCACAGAATATCTACCTGCCACCAAAAAAATATCTTATCATTAGTAAAGATTCGTCAATCAATTTTTATCACAGATATATACCATCAAAATTAATAGTTATGGCTTTACCAGTTCTAAATAACGATGAAGATGGAGTGGTTCTGAGAGACAGCAGAAATGCAGCGATAGATTCAGTTCTTTACAACAAATCCTGGGGAGGATTAAATGGATTTTCGCTTGAGAGAAAATCAAGTTCGTTAAATTCCAATACTCATTCAAATTGGGGCTCTTCGAAAGATTTGGAATTGAGTACTCCCGGAAGAATAAACAGCATTGCTGAGAAGAAATTTGATCTATCATTTGCCGGCATTTCTTCGGTACCGGTATTTCCTGTAGCAGGCGATGAAATATTTCTAAAAGTAAAAGCAGCAAACAATGGAAGCGGCAAAGCAGAAAATTTCCATATACAGTTTTTCTTCAATTCGGATTCTTCAACAAATTATAACTTTTTGACTGAACTGAGTAATCTATCTCTTAACCCAGGTGATACTTCGTGGTTTGCATCAAATATTTCCATCAAAAATATTCAATCAAAGCTTTTTGTTAAAGCAGTTATAATTTTTCCTGCAGATGAAGATTCATTAAATAATACCGGCATTGTTGCAATACAAACCGGCTACGCAAAAAATTTACTACTGATTAACGAAGTGATGTATGATCCTGCCATTGGCGAGCCTGAATGGTTTGAAATGATTAATGTTTCACCCTTAACGTTGAATCTGAAAAATTGGACGGTTGGCGACTTGAGTCTTTCTCTAAATCTACCCAAAATTAGCTCTACTGATTTATTACTAATTCCAAACGAAATACTCGTTGTTGCTAAAGATACTTCTTTCAAAAATTATCATAAAAGTTTCAATGGTAAATTTGCAGCAGTAAATTTTGGTTCGCTTGGTAATACGGATGATGGAATTATTGTTTATGATTTTCGTGGAGCGGTAATAGATAGTTTATATTACAAATCAAGTTGGGGAAACAAACAGGGATTTTCGTTAGAAAGAATATCCACAAATGAGGCAACTAACGACAGCACAAACTGGATGATTTCTTTGAATAAAGATTGCAGTACACCGGGTAAAGCAAATTCCGTTATTGATCTTAAGAGTTATCAAAGCAAAAGTGTGGTTATAAATGAAATTATGTTCGAGCCATCAACAAACAATGCTGAGTTTATCGAATTCCTAAACGTTAGCAATGATTCAATTAATGTGGGTGGTTGGAAAGCAAATGATTTTCTTGTTTCAGATGTAAGCCGGAACATTGCCAGCGGAGAGTATTTTATTCTCGCTTCCGATTCATCCATTCTGAATAATTACAACTGGCTGACTAAAACTAATTTTTCAGTTATCAACCAATCCAGCCTGGGCTTGACTAACACGGAAGATATTATATTAGTAAAGGATGCAAATGGAAATACAATTGATTCAGTTTACTATTTTGCCAAATGGAATAACCAAAATATTTTGGTTACAACAAACAAATCGCTGGAAAGAATAAATCCATTGATAAATGGAAACGAAGCGAATAACTGGAGCACTGCGGTTTGTACTGATGGCGCCACACCTGGCAAACAAAATAGTATCTTTACCCAAAACCAAAAACTGGAAGAAAAGATTTCTGTTTCTCCAAATCCTTTTTCGCCGGATAATGATGGTTTTGAAGATTTCACAATCATCAACTATAACTTAAAACAAACTACAGCGCAGGTAAGAATAAAAATTTTTGATAGCCAGGGAAGACTTGTAAGAACACTATTAAACAACCAGGCAAGCGGTTCGCAAGGTTCTGTAATCTTTGATGGTTTGAACGATTCCGGCAATCCATTACGGATTGGAATTTATATTATCTTTCTTGAAGCTTTAAATGAAAACTCCGGTGTGCTGGAAACAATGAAAACCGTTGTGGTTGTTGCGCGGAAGTTGTAG
- a CDS encoding YciI family protein — MKHFVVEIIYKVSIDKIESTTMEHRSFLRTGYDMKKILLSGPQVPRIGGMLIARGESMEEIVEFFKDDPYQKKGLADYHFIEFHPANYQEFLKDWIEI, encoded by the coding sequence ATGAAACATTTTGTTGTAGAAATCATTTATAAAGTTTCAATAGATAAAATTGAAAGCACAACCATGGAACACCGAAGTTTTTTAAGAACTGGTTATGATATGAAAAAGATTTTGCTTTCTGGTCCCCAGGTACCACGCATTGGTGGAATGCTGATAGCCCGTGGTGAATCGATGGAAGAGATTGTGGAATTTTTCAAAGATGACCCTTACCAGAAAAAAGGTTTGGCGGATTATCACTTTATTGAATTTCACCCAGCTAATTATCAGGAATTTTTAAAAGATTGGATTGAAATCTGA
- a CDS encoding SpoIID/LytB domain-containing protein, which translates to MNEPTINVGVLTRERIDFDLYGDFMLEGSEKIYSGKFSAYVEGNFIRVEGEDVKLSFKKELTFQPTIFKSESFLLRDVIIGVKFHWEQKENQRFLGNLKLLRVGNKITVINIIPIEAYLTSVVSSEMSARSSINLLKAHSIISRSWLLAQLERSKAKEKYKTVFMDENELVKWYDREDHIHFDVCADDHCQRYQGITKIYTDVVKQAIEETRGIVLFSNDKVCDSRYYKSCGGITEAFENVWEPVKYSYLASIVDYKFEVENYNIDFSDETNARKWIISNPSAFCNTKDEKILAQVLPNFDQKTTDFYRWKVEYTQQELSDLIKEKSGIDFGFIVDLIPVERGYSARLIKLKIVGTKKTLTIGKELEIRRTLSKSHLYSAAFVVDKENLVEDIPQKFILNGAGWGHGVGLCQIGAAVMGQMGYKFDEILLHYFPGAHIKKLYN; encoded by the coding sequence ATGAACGAACCAACAATTAATGTAGGTGTTTTAACAAGAGAAAGAATTGACTTTGATCTATATGGTGATTTTATGCTTGAAGGATCAGAGAAAATATACAGCGGAAAATTTTCAGCTTATGTAGAAGGAAATTTTATCCGGGTTGAAGGCGAGGATGTTAAATTAAGTTTTAAAAAGGAACTTACTTTTCAACCTACAATTTTCAAATCGGAATCATTTCTTCTACGCGATGTTATTATCGGTGTGAAGTTTCATTGGGAGCAGAAAGAAAACCAGCGGTTCCTTGGAAATTTGAAATTACTTCGCGTGGGAAATAAAATAACTGTTATTAATATCATCCCCATTGAAGCTTATTTAACAAGTGTGGTTTCTTCTGAAATGAGTGCGCGAAGTTCGATCAATTTACTTAAGGCACATTCCATAATTTCCAGAAGCTGGCTGCTTGCCCAATTAGAAAGAAGCAAAGCAAAAGAAAAATATAAAACAGTATTTATGGATGAAAACGAACTTGTTAAATGGTATGACAGAGAAGATCATATTCATTTTGATGTTTGTGCAGATGATCATTGCCAGCGTTACCAGGGAATAACAAAAATTTATACTGATGTTGTTAAACAGGCAATTGAAGAAACGCGGGGAATAGTTTTATTTAGTAATGATAAAGTTTGCGATTCCCGTTATTATAAAAGCTGCGGCGGAATTACAGAAGCATTTGAAAACGTTTGGGAACCGGTTAAATATTCTTACCTTGCTTCAATTGTTGATTATAAGTTTGAAGTTGAAAATTATAATATCGATTTTTCTGACGAAACGAATGCACGTAAGTGGATAATTTCCAATCCATCTGCATTCTGCAACACGAAAGATGAGAAAATTCTTGCACAGGTATTGCCAAACTTCGACCAAAAAACCACTGACTTTTACCGCTGGAAAGTTGAATACACACAGCAAGAGTTATCAGATTTGATTAAAGAGAAAAGTGGAATTGATTTTGGTTTTATTGTCGATCTTATTCCTGTTGAAAGAGGTTATTCTGCCAGATTAATTAAATTGAAAATAGTTGGGACGAAAAAAACTTTAACTATTGGCAAGGAGTTGGAAATTAGAAGAACTTTATCAAAGTCGCATCTTTACAGCGCTGCCTTTGTAGTTGATAAAGAAAATCTTGTTGAAGATATTCCGCAGAAATTTATTCTGAATGGAGCTGGCTGGGGACACGGAGTTGGGCTATGCCAGATTGGTGCGGCGGTTATGGGACAAATGGGTTATAAGTTTGATGAAATTCTTTTACACTATTTTCCAGGTGCACATATAAAGAAGCTCTATAACTAA
- a CDS encoding M48 family metallopeptidase, whose protein sequence is MKILKGLFVLLIVALLSIQCSTVPITGRQQLDLIPSSQMQSMSYQQYGDFLKTAKLSNDQNGIALVRRVGTKVQAAVEQYFAQNKMSKELNGYSWEFNLVEDPQVNAWCMPGGKVVVYTGILPITKDEAGLATVMGHEIAHAIAKHGDERMSQGLLTQLGGMALEKAIETKPAATQQLFMTAFGLGAQLGVLLPYSRLHESEADHLGLIFMAMAGYDPNQAVPFWQRMAQLGKGQKPPEFLSTHPSDETRISDIQKALPEAMKYYKK, encoded by the coding sequence ATGAAAATATTAAAAGGGTTATTTGTTTTATTAATAGTCGCATTGCTTTCTATTCAATGCAGTACAGTACCAATAACCGGCAGGCAACAGCTCGATCTTATTCCTTCTTCTCAAATGCAATCTATGAGCTACCAGCAATATGGAGATTTTCTTAAAACTGCCAAGCTTAGTAATGATCAAAATGGCATTGCACTTGTCCGGAGAGTTGGAACAAAAGTGCAGGCAGCGGTTGAACAGTATTTTGCACAAAATAAAATGTCTAAAGAATTAAATGGTTATAGCTGGGAATTTAATCTTGTAGAAGACCCGCAGGTGAACGCCTGGTGTATGCCCGGTGGCAAAGTTGTTGTTTATACCGGTATTCTTCCTATTACAAAAGATGAAGCCGGGTTAGCAACTGTAATGGGACACGAAATTGCACATGCAATTGCAAAACATGGTGATGAAAGAATGAGTCAGGGATTGCTAACTCAGTTGGGTGGTATGGCATTAGAAAAAGCAATTGAAACAAAACCAGCTGCAACACAGCAACTGTTTATGACTGCATTTGGTCTTGGTGCACAGCTTGGGGTACTTCTTCCTTACAGCAGATTGCATGAGAGCGAAGCTGATCACTTAGGATTAATTTTTATGGCAATGGCAGGATACGATCCAAATCAAGCAGTTCCATTCTGGCAAAGGATGGCTCAGTTGGGTAAAGGACAAAAGCCGCCAGAATTTTTGAGCACTCATCCATCTGATGAAACAAGAATAAGCGATATTCAGAAAGCGCTTCCGGAAGCGATGAAATATTATAAGAAATAG
- the tnpA gene encoding IS200/IS605 family transposase, translated as MPFVRVWIHLIWSTKNREKIISPELKHKLIEHIKINAREKGLWIDSINCISDHIHLLISLNSEMPISKEVMLIKGESSHWINKNVLNESCSRFQWQDEYIAVSVSESMVDKVRNYIRDQELHHSKKSFGDEYNGMMKKYGVNVLQN; from the coding sequence ATGCCATTTGTTAGAGTATGGATTCACTTAATTTGGTCGACTAAGAATAGAGAAAAGATAATCTCACCTGAATTAAAACATAAACTTATTGAACATATAAAAATTAACGCCAGGGAAAAAGGATTATGGATAGATTCAATTAACTGCATCAGCGATCATATCCATTTATTGATTTCTCTTAATTCTGAAATGCCGATTAGTAAAGAAGTAATGCTAATCAAAGGAGAATCATCACATTGGATAAATAAAAATGTTTTAAATGAAAGTTGTTCAAGATTCCAATGGCAAGATGAATATATTGCCGTATCAGTAAGCGAATCGATGGTAGATAAAGTAAGAAATTATATAAGAGATCAGGAATTGCATCATTCTAAAAAATCTTTTGGTGATGAATATAATGGAATGATGAAAAAGTACGGAGTAAATGTTCTTCAAAATTAA